A window of the Bombina bombina isolate aBomBom1 chromosome 3, aBomBom1.pri, whole genome shotgun sequence genome harbors these coding sequences:
- the LSM10 gene encoding U7 snRNA-associated Sm-like protein LSm10, translating into MEVTHSIKERTIAENSLVILLQGLHGYVTTVDLRDESSVTGCIINVDAFMNIRLSNVKYIDRKEKEIQLDEIFVTGRNVRYVHIPEEVNIIRTIEDQLKKIHNIRGFGGKGRKEFPAKKHK; encoded by the coding sequence ATGGAGGTCACCCACTCTATTAAGGAAAGGACCATTGCAGAAAACAGTTTGGTCATTCTTCTTCAAGGACTTCATGGATATGTCACTACTGTGGACCTTCGGGATGAAAGCTCTGTCACAggctgtataattaatgtagatgCTTTCATGAATATTCGTCTGAGTAACGTCAAATACATTGACCGAAAGGAAAAGGAAATTCAATTAGATGAAATATTTGTCACAGGACGTAATGTACGTTATGTTCACATCCCGGAGGAAGTCAACATCATTCGAACAATCGAAGATCAGCTAAAGAAGATCCACAACATTCGAGGATTTGGTGGAAAAGGGAGGAAAGAATTTCCTGCAAAGAAGCACAAATAA